The DNA window AAGAGATGTTTCCGTACTGGTCTTTTACTTTTTCAGAAACTTCATCATACTTAGACTTAGCCTGATCCTTAAAATCGTTGGCTTTCGTCTTGATTTTTTTTCTTGTTTCCTTACCTTCTTCAGGAGCATAAAGCATTCCTAAGATTACACCTGCAGCGGCACCTGCCAAAAGACCTGCTAATACGCCTGCTGTATTGTTTGATTTTCTAGACATTTCTTGATTTTTTAATAGTTAATAAACACTAGTTTTTACACTATACAAGGCTACAATTAACATACCAAAA is part of the Chryseobacterium camelliae genome and encodes:
- a CDS encoding YtxH domain-containing protein — encoded protein: MSRKSNNTAGVLAGLLAGAAAGVILGMLYAPEEGKETRKKIKTKANDFKDQAKSKYDEVSEKVKDQYGNISSTFKETAENVASTVKDGYDKYKDQIVSKTTDMVKNVESELNDLK